GACGCGCAATTagagtctttgtttgttttccatattgtttcattttcatttgcacaATGGTGAAAAATACAAGCAACATTAGAGCCGGTTAAAGGTTTTAATGTGGTGACCAATCAATGTATGCATATATTCTGACTGTAATAACTCACCTTTACAATGTGAACCTTCTGAAGTTATCCATGTATTTCACCTTTAAGCACTGCATTTGTATGTTGAATTTCTGGGTGAGGGTAAGTTATTACCATAAGGGAAATAGGACATTtacttttaatattattaaatttATGAGTATGGAACCTTTTAATCGTCAATTTAAGGTGACAACTGTGCAACATCAACATattaaaaaacatgaatgacCTTTTTGCCTGATAAATAACTGAAACAATAATCCACTAGTAAAactgttttgaatggactgatTAATGAATGTGGATCAATGGTCCAGCTTGTGACCAAGTGTAGTCCAATTAGCCTAAACCccaatttgtcattttctgaaACAACCCACCAAGGACTCTCAGgacattgaaaaagaaaatcaaaaaccCATTATTTAACTTAATTAAATGGTCTAGATTTATTCAATGCAATTTACAAAAGCAAGCACTGACTTGCTACctaattacattattatttaactgCAGCTGAACCAAGAACTCAATAAGTGGACCCtccaaaaaaaaccttgcaCATGATGCTGAGACAAAAAACAAGGCTGATGCACAGCAAGTCTGAGAACACCTTCACTTAAAAGATGACATTCATGAAGTTGAAGGCTTCCTGTTGTTAGCATGATATTCCAGAAATAGAACTTACTGCCATTATTAAATAGTcaaatacatgtattttaatcACGTAATTTCTTACATTTGTACAATACATGCATTGCTTATTTTGACAGTGTCCGAGAGActtgaaaatgtacatttccatGACACCAACACGGAACAATTTTGGTAGCCACAATAAAATATGTAGTCACATCTGTAATGAATGTGTCATATGACAGCAGATATTTTACATAGCAAACAGGATAAGGAAAGCAACCATCAAACAGAACAGCCCCATAGCTTCAGACAGGGCAAATCCCAGAATGGCATATGAGAACAGCTGCTGCTTCAGAGATGGGTTCCTGAGAACAAGGGGGGAAAAGCACGAGGAGAGATATTAATCCAAGTGTATTTCAATAATTTATGAATGGTCTCAGGTTATGAGGCAAAATATGAACAAACCTAGCATAGCCGATGATGAGACTGCCAAACACAGTCCCAATTCCAGCACCGGATCCAGCTACTCCGACTGTGGCAGCTCCAGCTCCGATAAACTTGGCGGCGGTGTCAATGTCCCTGCTGACAGAACTGGTCTGGAAGCCCCTCAGTGTAAGCTGGGTGAGGGGGCTCTGTGGCAGCACAGCTACGCTGTTCTGGAGTAAGAAAAATCAACTGTAAAATCTCACCTGTGAGGTAATGCATTAAAattcataaacaaaacaacactttaatGGTCTTAGTGCCACTGATTAAATCGACAGTTAATTTCATGATCATGTTTTAATACTTGCAAAGCACCAAAATCTATATTCACATTACTATTTACAATCATGCTTCACTAAAGTTCAAATTAAACAATTACTTTGTCAAAAAGCAGGTA
This genomic interval from Solea solea chromosome 2, fSolSol10.1, whole genome shotgun sequence contains the following:
- the atp5mc3a gene encoding ATP synthase membrane subunit c locus 3a yields the protein MYACAKFVSTPALVRAGSRALYRPLSASVLSRPDIKSENSVAVLPQSPLTQLTLRGFQTSSVSRDIDTAAKFIGAGAATVGVAGSGAGIGTVFGSLIIGYARNPSLKQQLFSYAILGFALSEAMGLFCLMVAFLILFAM